From Aythya fuligula isolate bAytFul2 chromosome 20, bAytFul2.pri, whole genome shotgun sequence, a single genomic window includes:
- the TXNDC17 gene encoding thioredoxin domain-containing protein 17 — translation MGWEEKQVRGYSEFVQTAQRYHGRPIFALFCGDKDAEGKSWCPDCVTAEPVVRRELHNMPDESVFIYCLVGDRAYWKDPNNEFRKNLKLTGVPTLLKYGTPQKLVEEECFKAELVRMLFTED, via the exons atgggctgggaggagaagcaggTGCGCGGGTACAGCGAGTTTGTGCAGACAGCGCAGCGCTACCACGGCCGGCCCATCTTCGCGCTCTTCTGCGGCGACAAAGACGCCGAGGGCAAGAGCTGGTGCCCGGACTGCGTGACGG CTGAACCGGTTGTGAGGAGGGAACTTCATAACATGCCCGATGAGTCTGTGTTCATCTACTGCCTAGTAGGAGACAGAGCCTA CTGGAAAGATCCTAACAATGAATTCAGGAAGAATCTGAAACTAACAGGAGTGCCTACACTACTTAAATATGGAACA CCTCAGAAGCTGGTTgaagaagaatgttttaaagcaGAGCTTGTGCGTATGTTGTTTACTGAAGACTAA
- the MED31 gene encoding mediator of RNA polymerase II transcription subunit 31, which translates to MEADDTGNRLRFQLELEFVQCLANPNYLNFLAQRGYFKDKAFVNYLKYLLYWKEPEYAKYLKYPQCLHMLELLQYEHFRKELVNAQCAKFIDEQQILHWQHYSRKRMRLQQALAEQQQQNNTSVK; encoded by the exons ATGGAAGCAG ATGATACAGGAAATCGACTGCGGTTCCAGCTGGAGTTGGAATTTGTTCAATGTCTGGCAAATCCCAATTATCTCAACT ttcttgcACAAAGGGGCTACTTCAAAGACAAAGCTTTTGTAAATTATCTTAAATATTTACTATACTGGAAAGAACCTGAATATGCAAAATACCTGAA gtATCCTCAGTGTTTGCATATGTTAGAGCTGCTCCAATATGAACACTTCCGCAAAGAACTGGTAAATGCTCAGTGTGCTAAGTTTATTGATGAGCAACAGATTCTTCACTGGCAACACTATTCACGGAAGAGAATGCGCCTCCAGCAGgcactggcagagcagcagcaacaaaacaatacctctgtaaaatga